The window CTCCCCATCGTGGAAGAGACCCATCTCAGCATTGGTACCGTAGTCGGTGACCATGCAGGTCTCCCCTTTCTCCAGGAGCTTGGATTTTATGATCATCGCCAGGGCATCTGCTCCCACCTCGTGCCTGATGGCGGGCGGTATTCCAACCTCGGTCTCTGATCTGACCATGTTGAGACCGATCTCACCTGCGGTAATGACATGAGATTTTCGGCTGGGCCTCTCGATCTTGAGCCTTTTAAGGATCGACTGTCCAGCATATGCTAGATCTCTGATCTCGATGTTCTCGAACATGGAGAGCTGGATGGGATTTCCACAAACAGCTATCTTGCTGATTTGGTTTCTATCCACTTCGTGAAGGCAGATGAGCTTGTCGATGGTCTCTTTCACGATACTATGACCAACCTCGGCACCATTCTCTATCCAGAAATGAAGGTGGTCCATGACATTGGCACCTGGAAGGGGATGCCTCATGGTAATAGCCGTGGAGATGATCTTACCGTGATCATTGAGGTCAACAAGGTGAGTTCTGTACCCACTAGTACCAAGGTCCAACGCAATCCCGTACGCCATGGCGTATCACGAGTTCCATATGGGATTCCTGTATTTAAAATTGCAGAGGCAAATCACTTCACGACCCAAAGAAATCGCAAAGCCAGTTATGGTGTTGATGGCTGGGAGTTCGGGATCAGAACCCCTTCACTGTTCTGACCATGGCTCGAAGATTCTCCAGAGGTATCCGGGGTGCAAGACCGCACCCTGGATTCACTATGTCGAATCCAGCCTCCATCACTTCTTTCGTTGCTTTGATCACGTCTTCCGGAGATCCCTGCAGCAGGGGATTGACCACGCCTACATTGCCCACTAAGGCACATCTCCCATTCACGAGTTCTGCAGCTTTGTAGGGATCCACCTTCTCCTCGATGCTTATCCCATCCACGCCTGTGGAGACCATTCCATCGATGAGCATGGTGCTATTTCCACATATATGGAGCACAGTCATTGCATTCTGCACTTCCTTGAGGCAGCTCATGGTGTAAGGCGCAGAGAACTCGGAGTGCGTCTCGGGTGAGATCATGTCGGAAGAGGATGAAGGATTGCTCAGAAGAATGACATCAGGATATGCTGCGTCGAGCGCAGAGATGTACCTCTGGCCGAGCTCGGCTGCCTTTTTCAATACCTTGTGGACCTCGTCTGGATCTAGTATGATTCCGAGGAGAAGGTTCTCCATTCCCACTAGATGCCCGGCTATGGTGAACGGTCCGGTGGCCAGAGGCACGATCGGAACGTCTCCCATTGTCATCTTTCTCAGAAGGGGTATGGACGCGATGGTCACCGGGGCCCGTCCCAATTCTTCAACATCATCTGGTATCTCGATCTCATCACCAAGAGAAAATGGATTCCCTTTGACCATAGGGGTCCTGTCCATCCTCCCGAGATCGACCTTGGCCCCCATGATCTCAGCTTCCACGGTCAGACAGAAAGGCACCCTCACCGATTCGAACCCTACCACGGCATGGGCAGCATATGCCAACAGCGC of the Methanomassiliicoccales archaeon genome contains:
- a CDS encoding MtaA/CmuA family methyltransferase, with the translated sequence MACSSLSVIRIKVDGSMMRPLERVLAALAGEWVDRPPICCMTTSVTLDQMKAVGAYWPEAHTDSKEMALLAYAAHAVVGFESVRVPFCLTVEAEIMGAKVDLGRMDRTPMVKGNPFSLGDEIEIPDDVEELGRAPVTIASIPLLRKMTMGDVPIVPLATGPFTIAGHLVGMENLLLGIILDPDEVHKVLKKAAELGQRYISALDAAYPDVILLSNPSSSSDMISPETHSEFSAPYTMSCLKEVQNAMTVLHICGNSTMLIDGMVSTGVDGISIEEKVDPYKAAELVNGRCALVGNVGVVNPLLQGSPEDVIKATKEVMEAGFDIVNPGCGLAPRIPLENLRAMVRTVKGF